The genomic stretch acaggctgttgttgttgttgtaattatttattactaaaagtcACCGGCGAGTTCGCTTACGTTTTCGGGGTTTGGTTGTTATTGGTTACACAAATAAGTGGCTTATGTCCTTCTTCgtagttcaaatttgcttcatacaaaatttcaaattattagtaCAGTAGTAGAGATTGGAGTAGTGCAAACATAGCATAACTATAGCCCAGAGGATTGGAATTGGGATTCAACGGAAATGCTGTtgagcattcttgccaccattccacacggtcaagattgataactatttttaattcatatttgtggaataggttggcgtacgagcatttgggccacctgataataagtggtcaccatcacccacagtgtaagaaacattaactattccttacatcgtcaatgcgccaccaaccttgggaactaagatgctatgtcccttgtgtctgtagttacactggctcactcacccttcaaatcggaacacaacaatactgcgtactgttgtttagcggtagaatatctgatgagtcggtggtacctaccccggcttgcacaaagccctaccacccagtatatattaataaatagattcaaatcaataaaatataaatcagtatTATGGATCTATGCAGTAGCAGTAGATACTCCATAATACAAAGGACAGCCGGTATACCAGCCCTAGGCAACCTGGCAACCCCTGTAATCCGACTTctctattattattgaatactttTTTGACTAATTTATGGAGATAATGCATGAATAGATTACAACCCGTACGCCACTACTATTGTGATCGACgcggttttattttgtttctcattgattaatttgaatttaactaCATATACTTGCTATCACTTCTTTACACTGCAGAGTATAACATATAGAATTCTATCATTGATTATATAATCTGTCGGATTACAAGGGActcttttgttaaaaatatccgGACTATTGAGTGTCTTACTTTTAGACAATAGGCTACTCTCTATTCGCGCctacgattttattttaataatatctatattgtaCAGGGTTATtgagctgagctgagatggtccagtggttagaacgcgtgcatcttaaccgatgattgcgggttcaaacctaggcaagcaccgctatatatgtatatatgtgcttaattgtgtttataattcatctcgtgctcggcggtgaaggaaaacatcgtgaggaaacctacaagtgtctaatttcatcgaaattctgccacatgtgcattcgaccaacccgcattggaacagcgtggcattatattttccaaaccctttcTTTGATCtccttttacaaaaataaatgtcgagtgttgtacaatgggcaggcttatggctaattagccatctcttccagacaacccaatttaatattattattaatataatatcataataatgtaAGTGTTTGTCATACAAATATTCAAAGTAACCAAACCAAATATTAACCGAGGTCGTGTTACTCCATCTGGTGGCTCAAAAGCGACGTCTTCAATCGTTTCAAATTGTTGAACAGGAAAAAGAATGAATGGATACTTCGACATACGAACGATATCCTGTTTATTGCGCGTCCATGCATCATTCAGATCAGTCGTTGGTACCACGCGAGCGTTCTGGTGATTTGAACGAATCATTCAGATACTCGatcagattttattttaagatttttaagcAATCGGTATTAATAGATTTTCAGGCTATACGtaaggcttcctcacgatgaaGAATTAAGCATATTTAAGTACGAAAAAAATCCGTGATGCATGCCCAGGTTTGAATTTGGCATCAGTTAAGGGGGCCAGAAATAAGTATCTAGTTTAAGGAAAATAGGTGAATCAAATCTATGGGGTTGATTTTAAACTTTACAAATAACTATTTGAGATTTTAAGTATCAAATATATAGTCTGTGTTTTCATTTGAAGTTCAagcatcaaaataaaaatataaaagacacATTCGTGAAAACgttacaaagttactttcgcatttattagtACAGAAATTACAGTCTTTACCATACATGAGGCACGTGGCAAGGCGCCCTATCTTGCTTAAGAAGACCCCTAAGAGCAAAAAATGTCTTTCACGACTctcaatgtatatttttgtatttgtcatattttaaaaaaataaccaacatttttatcaaaatgcTAGTGACGATAGTCGATGTTAAAAGTAGAAAACTATACAGGTGCTCTTCGTGATAGAAATAGTAATACTGTACCCATAAGATTGTACAACCAATCAATACAAAGATTCCTATGAATTTACGAAAATTATCGAACCGTCTATTTGGAActaccaatgatgttgtagtaaacagatatgtcattaacgcgcaaaaagtgaagactagaaaacgtcctaattgggacgtttacctttagtcgttttcatcataattatgccagtaatacgttataatacatcataattgtgtagtaatacgttttgcgtaattaaaacatcaagctatcctttttacttgtaacggcgcggcacacttttttctctcatttagtatgggtataacatatctgtttattagaatatcattgggaaCTACACTCAAGGCCTGATTATAGTGCTTGAGCAACGCAGTACATTAAAATGAGATTTCATTCATCCGAATGTTCAGAAATAtactattacaaaattaaaagaatactCGTTTAGGAACATTTGTAGGTCAacggatattataaaatataataaatataaatatgagaaacgATGGCTTCTAGGCTGTTTCTAGTTATATATAGTATCAGCAATAAATGCACAGTCGTGGTAAGAAAagtttgtcaccttaagattttttcgtgtgctcagtgtgagcgataatctgctttaccgatcgagagtgacatattgcgtcgcaatgattcgatgtttagattcaaaaggtactaaaagtttaagacttgataaaggaatgaatttgaaagctGATGAAGGCTTTCACTGTCTGTATGTGCTAGGAAATATCTATCAACAGGCCCCAAATTCATGGGTCTCAAAGGGCCCCAAAATAGCTTGAGACTTTgcgtattcattatttttactaacagtCTTCTTGATGCGTTTGTATATTTCCTTGTTTTCACGATTGACTATTTCGTACATGCGTTCTCTGTTGTTGAGGTTCTGGTTTCTCGGTGACGTCAGCTTCGACCAATGGCTGTCCACCCGACCCTGTTGAATTAAAACTTAAGATTCTGATACAcataaaaagtagtaaagtatatAAGGccgataaggcctcctcttccattaaggaaagagtttggaacatattccatccgGCTGTttcaatgagggttggtggaatatagatgttgcagaatttcaatgaaattagacacatgcaggtttccacacgttttattccttcagcgccgagcaggatatgaattataaagacaaattaagcacatgaatattcggtgatgcttgcctgggtttgttgcagtcatcggttaagatgcacgcgttaaaCCAATGGGTCATCGGCTCCGCttcaaaatgatataaaataacttactcCATTCAAGTAAGCAGTGACGATGGCGCATAACAATCGAACGTTGTCCAAATATATCTTCAGGATTCGGCGTTTCCATTTGGGCAGGGAGCGGTACATCCATTGCTCGTCGAAGTACGGCGGTGATGAGTCAACAATGGCGCGTACACGAGAATTCTGTGATGAAAACAGTACTCAGAACTTTTGGGAGATTTATTgggtactagctgtgcccgcgacgttctacgcgtttgaatttaacaaaaaaaaaaacattcttgtggcctaagttactccttattgtattagttatctgccagtgaaagtctcgtcaaagcgtccagccgttccagagattagccgaaacaaacagaccgaTAGACAgtcagacaaaaattataaaaaaaaatattttggtatgtgtaccgttatacattgagtaaaaaagggctattttaatattacaaacagacactccaattttattatgtatatagataaacAACTATAGTCATAAGTTTCAGTGTTGTTTAcgcctataaataaataaataaatattggacaacatcacacacattactctgatcccaatttaagtagctaaagcacttgtgctatggaaaatcagaagtaacgacggcaccacaaacacccagacccaagacaacatagaaaaataatgataatctacatcgactcggccgggaatcgaacccgggacctcggagtggtgtacccatgaaaaccggtgtacacgccactcgaccatggtCGTCAAAGTCAGTCCTATAAAGTATCACCTTGAATGTtagctatattaaatattattttgaagtgtTTAGtcataagtcgatggtgtatcgtaaaaaaataaatttatttatttatttacgataaataaataaacaataaattttggtgatagggctttgtgcaagcccgtctgggtaggtaccacccactcatcagttattctaccgccaaataacagtactcagtattgttgtgttccggtttgaagggtgagggggccagtgtaactacaggcactagggacataacatcttagttcccaaggttggtggcacattgacgatgtaaggaatagttaatatttcttacagcttcattgtctatgggcgatggtgaccacttaccatccggtgACCTataggctcgtccgccaacctataccataaaaaaaaagagtcaCCTTAATTTTCAAAAACCGAGGAGAATTTCTCTGTGTTCCTGTTCTGGTagtcactcactcactcactcggTCACTCacttattcattcattcacatGTTCTACCGAAACAGAAACACTCGGTTTTCTTGTGTCACGGATTGAGTCTgacaacaggcacaaggaaacTAATGTTTCATTTATCAAGGTTAGTGATGCACTGATGTTAAGAAATGGAATGGAAAGAAATACCTTCTTCgttcgttttttaattttactgcgATGTAATAAGCTTTCGTCTATTTCTGGTGGTGGGGAGCCGTAATTACTGACAACCGACTCTTTGGACTGCACCTTCTTCAAAATCGCACCCATTAAAGTCATTTTGTTAATTCAACAATAATGAACCAATAAAGATATTTCTACGAGAATTTTGTGATTTGATAAGAAACGATAAAATCTATAAAGCTAAGATATTAATGACGGTAATCTTATAtgcaatcaaaattaaaaatagctaaaATGACGTAGGCGGGTTTTaacgaaattcaaaatattgtagCTTCTATTTAGCTCTCGCTCGCACGCTTTTTCTCATTCTCTTGAAACGATTGCTTGTAAACACAGTGTGCGAGCGAGAGGTGAATAGACGCGACGCCATTTTGAATCTCATACATTATCTACAAGGTTTTTGACAGCTCATGTCATGTACTgtcatttgataatttttagtCGGGAAATGATGCTACAGACAATGTGCAAGCTTGAGGTGAATATAGGCGACGCCATTTTTGATCTCGAGCTTTATCTGCAAGGTTTTTGACAGGTCCTGTCATGTTTTgtcatttgataattttaagcGGGAAATGGTGGCACTATAAGAGTTAGCGCGCAatggtgatttttgtcatggtgactgtttcgtcactcttgtcaagttcGTGAATATGTATAGAATTGCgagcacgttacgacgtgacaattgggggACATTTATGTCCGCCGACCGGCGAACAAGCCCATGACAATGCGCGCACtagcgacaaatttgtcactctcgtcgtcaATCTTTCGCCATTTGCATTTTCACTGCCGACTTTGGCGCGCGCAAAATGACGTCACCATCGATattgataatgatgttctaataagAGAAGTGGAAACCAgctctttattataaaaaattgaaagagtattcagatattcacgtgaaaattaaagcgtGGGAAGAAATGAAGTCCCAGTATTTTCTTCGTTTTCTTTTTCTTCCGAGTCTCACGACagtctcttcgaaatccatagtggcaaataacacttcgatttcgaaaatgttttgtcattgtctctattaatgagcgcacttcactttggaaacgtgacgtgacaatgacaaacactttaaagtccTCGTGGCAAAAATCACCAGAGCGCGCTAGCTCTAAGGAATTAGTTATAGAAGGCGCCTGAGATGCGATATTTGGATACGTTTTATAAGGAAAATCTCAAATAGTCGGTCGCTTCATTATTATGTAAAGCCTTTTTCGATGTCGAACATATTAATGGTAACAAtgaccaaatcaaatcaaatcaaaataaactttattcaagtgggcttttacaagcacttttgaattgtcatttaacaattaagtgaagctaccactggttcggaaaatagattctatcgagaagaaccggtaagaaactcagtagttactctttttcaacattaaaaaaatacagtcatattagttaatgcaattttttacattaatatatcctgcctggaagtcaacgggtattaattccacgcctttttatcatctacaaaatcttgtatcgaataatacgccttttttaccaatgtattttttataaacgatttgaatttacgagacggcaaagttaaaaatgtctgcggaattttattatagaaacggataccttgccccaagaaagatttattgactttgcggagtcggaaactttgCGTTATAAGCTtgtccttacttctagtgcatatacaatgattatcactatTATCACTATACACAATACTACacataaacaacaaaataattattatttgaaaatggaatgcaTTCGAAACAGATTTATAATTGAGCTTAATAAATATCAGTGTTTCATATATTAGCAACATTTAAATGAACTGtcttaacttattttaatttgttatattatttaaaattaatttataatactatgtaacaataattacgattcaaacttataatttgaatttaaatatctgCAGTATtattattccaaattcaaaatttgattttttttttaatatttcctaaGCCTGAAAACAGTATCGTATAATAATGCCCGCATTCGCTTAGAACATTACACAATTTTAAACTACACATCTGTCGTCGTTCTGTTTGtagtcaatataaaaaaataataaaaaatcaacaatttttattatttaattttaattaattaaattattattgtaattaattaatattattaattaatattattataataatatatacacgaACTACCACAAATATTTTCTCatcatatactttttttatctttcatttaataaatagaagCCTCtctaataattgaaaatacGAAAAAGGAAAGAAAGAAAACCTTACATTTTCAATACAATATCTCGAAATGGTTATATTGTAAGGGCCCGTTACAGTTTACAACGTTTAATCTtagttttatcaaaatcggttcagtccTTCAATTACAAAGAGTTGTTATAACAACTTGGTTAACGTACatattcaaccgacttccaaaaggaggaggttatcaattcgtctgtattttttttttttttatgtttgttacctcataacttttcgctgggtggaccgattttgataattttttttttgtttgaaaggtagtgcttcccgtggggtcccattttttttattttttttccgatgatggtatccatgtgaaaacgacataagtcttaaatttgcgttatgtatatgcgcgacaaataggtgaataactgaaaatcacgttaaccaattttggcaattctttttttattataaaatatatacttcaagggtaatttggtgaaagtttggtaaggttctgagcacaggatccatgacaaagtgacggaacggaagggaacggaacaattctgaggagcacgttagcgatactcggtcgaatcttttatttataggttatttggatatttgagtcaccttccgtaatgtggttatgtttatgtaattattctcaagtggtagtgccacgctgtataccttcgggttacagccgaatgggccggcacgcccggggaagtaccactctctcacttaaaatcggcgtaaagtggtagttatgctaccgcgtttcgtccggtaagtgagagttccggaggcccaatccccctcccccccaaaacttgatggttgtgcagaatttggttaaattaccccaggagggtaccatcagcgacagcggtggagaatccctctctgggcatccatgctcaggacatacaccacctgagcagggatgcccaggctgccctccgaattctggggggggcaattttgcgctcgccactgttcggggcaagcggagcaggcatcataaggcaacccctaccaccctcgctgtggacttctgcaacataaggggactcaactccaacctcaacgccgttcactaccatctggaaacggcgaagccggccttgctctttctaaccgagacccagatatcttctcctgccgatacgacttttctctcgtaccctgggtacaaattggaacattcctttataccacgagctggggtatgcgtttacgtcagagatgatatctgttctcgacgcctcggcagccttgaaggacaggacctatcgattatctggctgcgtgtagactgcgatgaccatccgcgaatctatgcgtgcctttataggtcccatagcggtaatgccgaaaccgaccgactggttgagcacgtccaaatggctacagattccgtgcttcagcagattccatccgcagagatcattattctgggtgactttaatgctcaccacgcagaatggctcggctcacgcaccaccgatcatgcgggtagatctgttctggacttcgctctagcatatgatctgacacaactggtcaactcgccaacgcgaataccggatgtggaggatcatacaccttccctgttggaccttctgctgacttcacatccggatggctatcaggttatcgtcgatccccctctgggctcgtctgaccactgtctcgtccggagtacagtgccggttgtgcggtactcacggcctcgctttgttgggtgccgccgagtatggcactacaagtcagcagattgggatgggatgcggtctttttttgcatcttacccatgggggcagatttgtttctcgccggatgatccgaacgctgctgctgactctgttgccgatgtggtgcttcagggtatggaactattcattccttactctgcagtacccatcggtggcaagtcccagccttggtttggtcgcttctgcaaaacggcatcacgccgaaagtgggaacgctatcaaacctgggctaatgcatctgcgtctcgtgatgtaaataccagcgcatttaaaaaggaatacaactctgcctctaggtccctcaaaaacgtaattgctagggcgaagacggagtacattggcagaattggcgagagactggtgcgtctcccttcaggaacacgagcgttctggtctctcactaaggctgtcttagggaatttctgtcagccatcttttccatctctgcacagagacggtgagtcattggcccataccgcgaaagagaaagctgatcttttaggctctctcttcgcgtcgaactcgactctggatgaccaaggaaaatctccaccaacaattccgcgatgtgataccacgatgccggaggttaaattccggcaaagtgcagttcgtaaagcacttctttccttggacattcataagtcgagcggacccgatggtatccctccaatcgtgctacggacatgtgctcccgagttggcaccggtcttaacgcgtcttttccggcaatcctacacattaggcgtcgtcccgaattcctggaagacagctttggtgcatccgatccctaaaaaaggcaaccgctcagacccgtccaattataggcctatagccatcacctccttgctctccaagataatggagtcccttataaactgccagctcctgcggtatctagaggtgaaccagctgattagcgaccgccagtacggtttccgtcggggtcggtcagccggtgatcttctagtttaccttactcacaggtgggctgaagcagttgagagcaagggggaggcattagcagccagcttggacatagcgaaggccttcgatcgtgtatggcacaaagcgcttctttcgaagcttccttcctatgggcttcccgggaaattatgcaattggattaccagctttttggcagatcggagcatcaaggtcgttgtcgacggtgcatgctctgacttaaaattcgtcaatgctggtgttccacaaggctgcgttctatcacccactctgtttcttctgcatatcaatgatttgttgcaaatcgggaacattcattgctatgcagacgacagtaccgttgacaccttatacaccggccgcgctaatatttctcgggaaaacgtcgaagagaaccggaacaaacttgtgtctgaaatcgagtcttcattaaacgaagtctcgaattggggccggctaaatctagtccatttcaaccccaaaaagacgcaagtttgcgcgttaaccgctaaaaaaacaccatttgtcgtatctccacgatttgagaacattccgatagccgctacaggtagtatcggaatacttggcgttgatatttcgagcctcgttcagttccgcggtcaattggaaggcaaagccaaattggcttcaaagaagctcggtgtgctcagcaaggcgagacagtatttcacgtcggcccatcgcctaaaactttacaaggcgcaaattcggcctcacatggagtactgctctcacctctgggcgggtgctccccagtaccagctccttccatttgaccgcatccaacgtagagcggctcgagttatcgacgatcaagccctttccgatctccttgatcctttggctttgcgtagagatgtcggatcactctgcatcttctaccgaatttttcacggggaatgttccgaggaattgttcggattaatcccggctgctgaatttcaccttcggacatctcgccaaaattctaagtttcacccgcaccaccttgatgtccgaaaatccacaacagcgcgatttctcagacattttctgcctcgcacaaccactttgtggaaccagctttcgccggcggtttttccgaaccgatacgacatgggaacctttaagaaaagagcgtactcctttttgaaaggccggcaacgcacctgcaagccccctggtgttgcaggtgtccatgggcggtggtagtcactttccatcaggtgagcctcctgctcgtttgcctcctatgccataaaaaaaaaaaaaaaaaaaaaaaaaaattatcatagtcgaatattataatcaactagctacccaccccggcttcgcacgggtgcaatactgatactaaatatactacagaatttgtttatatacgacatcacatcgcaaacttctaaaattatcagtgtttctttacta from Vanessa cardui chromosome 28, ilVanCard2.1, whole genome shotgun sequence encodes the following:
- the LOC124541481 gene encoding uncharacterized protein LOC124541481 — protein: MTLMGAILKKVQSKESVVSNYGSPPPEIDESLLHRSKIKKRTKKNSRVRAIVDSSPPYFDEQWMYRSLPKWKRRILKIYLDNVRLLCAIVTAYLNGGRVDSHWSKLTSPRNQNLNNRERMYEIVNRENKEIYKRIKKTNARVVPTTDLNDAWTRNKQDIVRMSKYPFILFPVQQFETIEDVAFEPPDGVTRPRANITLRMRHASIIGTLTVELFVDVCPATCQLFLELLDGDGSGYGYVGTQFFR